A genomic stretch from Panthera leo isolate Ple1 chromosome Y unlocalized genomic scaffold, P.leo_Ple1_pat1.1 chrY_random_Un_scaffold_81, whole genome shotgun sequence includes:
- the LOC122212860 gene encoding testis-specific Y-encoded protein 3-like — translation MLRDSCFRNTGDARRPHAAFDRERGGRETRARGDTGSPAGPEVPQAEGLQATSEQPVQEGQARPERQVGGPSEISVPLVHDIVAVEALWGLAEEEVEVAAAEEDAPGEEGHEQRKKGEEDEEQEPGKEKVQVHEEEDLKGEGEQRGGGQGAGRGGGGGGIGGGSGRGRGPGGGGGGGREGVRAIKGRAELQTEEEEEQEKEALEEQQQGEEEVEGKEDKEEREEEEQKPSEQEGRWVEEAQQLQVKQDKKEQVESGLRPCPSPLEALEALAALQIELQPVNKQASREHARLKLRMWQRRQRHLQQRGALIQGIRGFWAKAFVNHPQMSALISKPDESMLRHMTNLKVEEHKFPRECRKILLFFGKNSYFQNEVVTKEYVLGLDGYRASHSSPIQWYPRYRQEAYRRRHDNSSLNFFNWFSDHSFAGSSRIAEIIIEDLWPNPLPYFKMKEAPGERTERERGICTILRRV, via the exons ATGTTGCGCGACTCGTGTTTCCGAAACACTGGGGATGCCCGGAGGCCCCATGCCGCCTTCGACCGGGAACGGGGCGGTCGAGAGACGAGGGCCCGTGGGGACACTGGGTCTCCGGCAGGGCCGGAGGTGCCGCAGGCCGAAGGCTTGCAGGCCACAAGCGAACAGCCTGTGCAGGAAGGCCAGGCCCGACCCGAGAGGCAGGTGGGCGGCCCCAGCGAGATATCGGTGCCGCTGGTGCATGACATAGTGGCGGTGGAGGCGCTGTGGGGCCTGGCGGAGGAGGAGGTTGAGGTGGCGGCCGCGGAAGAGGACGCGCCTGGGGAAGAggggcatgagcagaggaagaagggggaggaggacgaggagcaGGAGCCGGGGAAGGAGAAGGTCCAAGTTCACGAGGAGGAGGACCTGAAGGGCGAGGGGGAGCA GCGCGGCGGCGGCCAGGGCGCCGGCCGCGGCGGTGGCGGTGGAGGCATTGGCGGCGGcagtggcaggggaaggggaccaggaggaggaggaggaggaggaagggaaggcgtGCGAGCCATTAAAGGGAGAGCAGAATTGCAAaccgaggaggaagaggagcaggagaaggaagcgctggaggagcagcagcagggcgaggaggaggtggagggcaaggaggacaaggaggagcgggaggaggaggaacagaagccGAGTGAGCAGGAAGGCCGATGGGTGGAAGAAGCCCAGCAGCTGCAGGTGAAGCAGGATAAGAAGGAGCAGGTAGAGTCAGGCCTCCGTCCTTGCCCTTCCCCACTGGAGGCTCTGGAGGCTCTGGCGGCCCTTCAGATAGAGCTACAGCCGGTGAATAAACAAGCCAGCCGGGAGCACGCTCGACTCAAACTCAGGATGTGGCAGAGGCGGCAGCGACATCTGCAGCAGAGAGGTGCCCTTATCCAGGGCATCCGTGGTTTCTGGGCCAAGGCT TTTGTGAACCACCCTCAGATGTCAGCCCTGATTAGTAAGCCCGATGAAAGCATGCTTCGCCACATGACCAATTTGAAG GTGGAGGAACACAAGTTTCCCAGGGAATGCCGGAAGATCCTGCTGTTTTTTGGCAAGAACTCCTACTTCCAGAATGAAGTCGTTACGAAGGAGTATGTCCTAGGCCTTGATg GGTATAGGGCGTCTCATTCCAGTCCCATCCAGTGGTACCCAAGGTACAGACAGGAGGCCTACAGACGCAGGCATGACAACAGCAGCCTCAACTTCTTCAACTGGTTCTCTGACCACAGCTTTGCCGGCTCTAGCAGGATTGCTGAG ATAATCATAGAGGATCTTTGGCCCAACCCCCTGCCGTATTTCAAGATGAAGGAGGCCCCAGGAGAGAGAACTGAGAGGGAAAGAG GGATATGCACGATCTTGAGAAGAGTATGA
- the LOC122212847 gene encoding testis-specific Y-encoded protein 1-like: MVLRPRLPPPAAVSCPCPEAALATLGPGPSVMASVSRSGQSGDSRRPWALIVPDAKGGESRPRGNAGALEGVGWPQSPGSGAASAHPVQETQAGCEIQVASPAEELVLILDDGMVAAEVVIGEEEEDGEATKDEVAGEENSEEAKPEAEDMHEEEEEVEVERQQQEEFQEQEEKREADAEAEEGPQLSQPLQQQEPALRPASAQDPLAALERLQLEISAGNAQDSRALWRLKRRILRRQISYLDHRRAIIKHIPGFWAQAILNHPQLSAMIGAQDKDVLSYVVDLEVEEVGHPKYRCRVMFFFGANPYFRNPVIIKEYQLSFAGYRTSRSTPVQWFWDYERGAPSRRHDPTSLNLFNWLCEHSCPGANRIAEIIIEDLWPNPLQYYLREEGTRRQ, translated from the exons ATGGTCTTGCGGCCAAGGCTCCCCCCACCTGCTGCCGTTTCCTGTCCTTGTCCTGAGGCTGCCCTAGCTACACTGGGGCCGGGGCCGAGCGTCATGGCCAGCGTGTCGCGGTCCGGACAAAGCGGAGATTCCCGCCGACCCTGGGCCCTGATCGTCCCGGATGCGAAAGGTGGAGAGTCCCGGCCCCGCGGGAATGCAGGGGCGCTGGAGGGCGTGGGCTGGCCGCAGTCCCCAGGTTCAGGGGCGGCAAGCGCCCATCCTGTGCAGGAAACCCAGGCCGGGTGTGAGATACAGGTGGCAAGCCCAGCGGAGGAATTGGTGCTGATATTGGATGACGGAATGGTGGCGGCTGAGGTGGTGatcggggaggaggaagaggacggcGAGGCGACCAAGGATGaggtggctggagaggagaaTTCTGAGGAAGCCAAGCCAGAAGCAGAGGACAtgcacgaggaggaggaggaggtggaagttgagagacagcagcaggaggagtTTCAGGAGCAAGAGGAGAAGCGCGAGGCAGATGCAGAGGCGGAGGAGGGGCCCCAGCTCTCACAGCCGCTGCAGCAGCAAGAGCCAGCGCTGCGTCCTGCCTCAGCCCAGGACCCGCTGGCAGCACTGGAGCGTCTTCAGCTGGAGATCAGCGCTGGGAATGCCCAGGATTCCAGGGCCTTATGGCGGCTGAAGCGCAGGATTCTTCGGAGGCAGATTTCTTACCTGGATCACAGAAGGGCCATCATCAAGCACATCCCTGGATTCTGGGCCCAGGCG ATTCTGAATCACCCCCAGTTGTCGGCCATGATCGGTGCCCAGGACAAAGACGTGCTCAGCTACGTGGTCGACTTGGAG GTGGAAGAAGTGGGCCATCCCAAGTACCGCTGCAGAGTGATGTTTTTCTTTGGGGCCAACCCGTACTTCCGGAACCCAGTGATCATTAAGGAGTATCAGCTGAGCTTTGCTG GCTACAGGACATCGCGTTCCACTCCAGTCCAGTGGTTCTGGGATTATGAACGTGGAGCTCCCAGTCGCAGGCATGACCCCACCAGCCTTAACTTGTTCAACTGGCTGTGTGAGCACAGCTGCCCAGGGGCGAACAGGATTGCCGAG ATCATCATCGAGGACCTGTGGCCCAATCCCCTGCAGTACtacctgagggaggaagggaccagAAGACAGTGA